In Candida orthopsilosis Co 90-125, chromosome 4 draft sequence, a single genomic region encodes these proteins:
- a CDS encoding Rpl15a ribosomal protein — protein sequence MGAYKYLEELQRKKQSDVMRFLYRVRCWEYRQKNVIHRASRPSRPDKARRLGYKAKQGFVVYRIRVRRGGRKRPVPKGATYGKPTNQGVNHLKYQRSLRSTAEERVGRRAANLRVLNSYWINQDSTYKYYEVILVDPQHKAIRRDPRYNWIANAVHKHRESRGLTSAGKKSRGINKGHLYNKTRAGRRHTWKKHNTLSLWRYRH from the coding sequence atgggTGCCTATAAAtatttggaagaattgCAAAGAAAGAAGCAATCTGATGTCATGAGATTCCTTTACAGAGTCAGATGTTGGGAATACAGACAAAAGAATGTTATTCACAGAGCATCCAGACCATCTAGACCAGACAAGGCTAGAAGATTGGGTTACAAGGCCAAGCAAGGTTTTGTTGTCTACAGAATCAGAGTCAGAAGAGGTGGTAGAAAGAGACCAGTTCCAAAGGGTGCCACTTACGGTAAGCCAACCAACCAAGGTGTTAACCACTTGAAGTACCAAAGATCATTGAGATCTACTGCTGAAGAAAGAGTTGGTAGAAGAGCTGCTAACTTGAGAGTCTTGAACTCATACTGGATTAACCAAGATTCAACCTACAAGTACTATGAAGTCATTTTGGTTGATCCTCAACATAAGGCTATCAGAAGAGACCCAAGATACAACTGGATTGCCAACGCTGTCCACAAACACAGAGAATCTAGAGGTCTCACTTCTGCTGGTAAGAAATCCAGAGGTATCAACAAAGGTCACTTGTATAACAAGACCAGAGCTGGTAGAAGACACACCTGGAAGAAGCACAACACCTTGTCTTTGTGGAGATACAGACATTAA
- a CDS encoding Ade17 5-Aminoimidazole-4-carboxamide ribotide transformylase codes for MTEHKQTAILSVYDKTGLLDLAKGLTDANVRILASGGTARLVREAGFPVEDVSSITHAPEMLGGRVKTLHPAVHGGILARNLDSDEKDLEQQGIEKVDYVVCNLYPFKETVSKIAVTVDEAIEEIDIGGVTLLRAAAKNHQRVTILSDPKDYSGFLKELKNGKITTETRNRLALKAFEHTADYDVAISDFFRKQYAEGVSQLPLRYGANPHQKPAQAFVSEGELPFKVLNGSPGYINLLDALNSWPLVKELSASLNLPAAASFKHVSPAGAAVGLPLSDVEKKIYFVEDIENLSPLANAYARARGADRMSSFGDFIALSNIVDKPTAQIISKEVSDGVIAPGFSDEALELLKKKKGGKYCILQVDPNFTPANLENRQVFGVTLQQKRNDAIIKGSSFKEIVSKNKDLTEQGAVDLTIATIALKYTQSNSVCYSKNGMVIGLGAGQQSRIHCTRLAGDKADNWWLRQHPRVLGFKWAKGVKRPEKSNAIDLYVSNQIPTEEPEKSEYESKFEEIPEPLTSEERKEWLSKLGNVALSSDAFFPFPDNVYRAARSGVKFIAAPSGSVMDKAVFNAADANDIVYVENPIRLFHH; via the coding sequence ATGACTGAACACAAGCAAACCGCAATATTATCCGTTTATGATAAAACTGGGCTTTTGGACCTTGCTAAAGGATTAACTGACGCTAATGTTCGTATTTTGGCTTCAGGTGGTACTGCAAGATTAGTTCGTGAAGCTGGATTCCCAGTCGAAGATGTCTCGTCAATTACTCATGCACCAGAAATGCTTGGTGGAAGAGTCAAGACTTTACATCCTGCTGTTCATGGTGGTATCTTGGCAAGAAATTTAGATAGTGATGAGAAAGATTTAGAACAGCAgggaattgaaaaagttgattaCGTTGTTTGTAACTTGTATCCATTCAAAGAGACTGTCTCAAAAATTGCTGTCACTGTTGATGAGGCCATTGAGGAAATTGACATTGGTGGCGTTACATTGTTAAGAGCAGCAGCCAAGAACCACCAAAGAGTTACAATTTTGTCCGATCCTAAGGATTATTCAGGTTTTCTCAAggagttgaaaaatggtaAAATTACCACGGAGACTAGGAACAGATTGGCATTGAAAGCCTTTGAACATACTGCCGATTATGATGTTGCTATTTCAGACTTTTTCAGAAAACAATACGCCGAAGGTGTTTCACAATTACCATTGAGATACGGTGCCAACCCTCATCAAAAGCCAGCACAGGCTTTCGTTTCTGAGGGTGAGTTGCCATTTAAGGTTTTGAACGGATCTCCAGGTTATATCAACTTGTTGGATGCTTTGAACTCATGGCCATTAGTTAAAGAATTGTCAGCTTCATTAAACTTACCAGCCGCTGCATCATTTAAACACGTTTCACCAGCTGGTGCCGCTGTTGGTTTACCGTTATCTGACGttgagaaaaagatttactttgttgaagacattgaaaacttgTCACCATTGGCCAACGCTTACGCTAGAGCTAGGGGTGCTGACAGAATGTCATCATTTGGAGACTTTATTGCTCTTtccaacattgttgataagCCAACCGCTCAAATCATTTCCAAAGAAGTCTCAGACGGTGTTATTGCCCCCGGATTCTCGGACGAGGCTTTGGAgcttttgaagaagaagaaaggtGGTAAATACTGTATTCTTCAAgttgatccaaattttACTCCTGCTAACTTGGAAAACAGACAAGTATTTGGAGTCACCTTgcaacaaaagagaaacgATGCTATTATCAAGGGTTCATcttttaaagaaattgtatCAAAGAACAAGGATTTGACTGAACAAGGGGCAGTTGATTTAACCATTGCAACTATCGCGTTGAAATACAcacaatcaaattcagtCTGTTACTCCAAGAATGGTATGGTTATTGGTTTGGGTGCGGGTCAACAATCCAGGATCCATTGTACCAGACTTGCCGGTGATAAAGCTGACAACTGGTGGTTAAGACAACACCCAAGAGTTTTAGGTTTCAAATGGGCCAAGGGTGTGAAGAGACCAGAGAAGTCTAATGCTATTGATTTATATGTTTCTAATCAGATCCCAACCGAAGAACCTGAAAAATCTGAATACGAATCCAAATTCGAAGAGATTCCAGAACCATTAACTTcagaagaaagaaaggaATGGTTGAGCAAGTTAGGCAACGTTGCATTATCATCGGACGCTTTTTTCCCATTTCCAGACAATGTTTACAGAGCCGCAAGATCTGGTGTCAAGTTTATTGCCGCTCCAAGTGGGTCTGTCATGGACAAAGCCGTGTTCAACGCAGCCGATGCTAATGATATAGTTTATGTCGAAAACCCAATTCGTTTGTTTCACCATTGA
- a CDS encoding Endoplasmic Reticulum (ER) protein-translocation complex subunit → MASSEYNYDEEGETWPFFVLALLTFVLIPFTIKYATRLTSSDPDKVNATVVGAIKENADTIKVPNLKSLNDYKKKQRSSKIFNKTLLVLIIGWSAVFFIGKYLTKETDMSGLFDPYTILDVSFTASEKEIKSHYRKLSLKYHPDKLPRDLTEEARLKMEQEYIRLTSAYKALTDETTRENFIKYGHPDGEQPTTHGIALPKFLVEGKYSSLVVIFYFALIGVLLPWIVGKWWNNVKNYTKQGLHVKTAAGIVRKFADKDPAKVFTPDVILDHILDSEDVDALLPDLTVQERKELAYDHFNRVISNDTKREKKKTELIAILPLLIDGLIDIALVFRLQEAVIAAEDLKKAVFQAVSPNGKYQELLQLPFVDKEVIKKQPIKKLGKLFALEPSEAQKVLGVKDDDEFKRTMSVAASIPSLRIIEAEVKVPGEETVTPNSSGHISVKFLVKSPKLKSCPEIEDERLVDEETLEYMKNPFSVNDLAPKLPFAFTPYFPQPVHCSWTCYVIAQRENKLIENSKAYVLENIDLSNLNLTQEEWIDGKKVVISTFKIPLPTAVGNVGKYYYRLIMKNNVYYGSDVDVPVDLEVVPPSQEKSLAGVKKMMEKRRKSEDTDSDEEEQDSDSDISDPEEDSLAGALAALRGEATSKKSEKVEEVDEEEEDEDVFTDINTDTEDEAE, encoded by the coding sequence ATGGCCTCGTCAGAGTACAATTATGATGAGGAAGGTGAAACTTGGCCATTTTTTGTGTTGGCATTGTTAACTTTTGTCTTGATACCTTTCACTATCAAGTATGCAACTAGACTAACCTCGTCTGATCCAGATAAGGTGAATGCTACTGTCGTTGGGGCAATCAAGGAAAATGCAGACACAATTAAAGTCCCCAACTTGAAGAGTCTAAATGATTATAAAAAGAAGCAGAGGTCACTGAAGATTTTCAATAAGAcacttttggttttgattaTTGGCTGGAGTGCTGTTTTCTTCATAGGTAAGTATTTGACCAAGGAAACAGACATGTCAGGGTTATTCGATCCTTATACGATATTGGATGTTTCATTCACGGCAAGCGAGAAGGAGATTAAAAGTCATTACAGAAAGCTATCTTTGAAATACCATCCTGATAAATTGCCAAGAGATCTTACAGAGGAGGCGAGATTGAAGATGGAACAGGAGTATATTCGGTTAACCAGTGCTTATAAAGCATTAACCGACGAAACTACAAGGgaaaattttatcaaatatgGTCACCCAGATGGCGAGCAACCAACAACGCATGGGATTGCTCTTCCTAAATTCCTTGTTGAAGGAAAGTATTCATCGTTGGTGGTGATTTTCTATTTTGCTCTCATTGGTGTTTTATTACCATGgattgttggaaaatggtGGAACAATGTTAAGAACTATACCAAGCAGGGTTTGCATGTTAAAACAGCTGCTGGTATTGTACGCAAATTTGCAGATAAAGACCCCGCTAAAGTGTTTACCCCTGACGTAATCCTTGATCACATTTTGGACAGTGAAGATGTTGACGCATTGTTACCTGATTTGACCGTTCAAGAAAGGAAGGAATTGGCGTATGATCACTTTAATCGTGTAATCTCCAATGACACaaagagagaaaagaagaaaactGAATTAATAGCAATTTTGCCACTTTTAATTGATGGTCTTATTGACATTGCATTAGTTTTCAGATTGCAAGAGGCGGTAATTGCTGCggaagatttgaaaaaggcTGTGTTTCAAGCTGTTAGTCCAAATGGAAAATACCAAGAACTTTTGCAATTACCCTTTGTTGATAAGGAAGTCATCAAGAAACAGCCAATTAAAAAACTTGGAAAGCTTTTTGCGTTGGAACCCTCGGAGGCTCAAAAGGTGTTGGGTGTCAAAGATGACGACGAATTTAAAAGAACAATGTCTGTCGCAGCCCTGATCCCATCCCTTAGGATTATTGAAGCCGAGGTAAAAGTCCCAGGTGAGGAAACAGTAACTCCAAATTCTAGTGGTCACATTTCGGTCAAATTCCTTGTTAAATCACCCAAATTGAAGTCATGTCCGGAGATTGAAGATGAGAGATTGGTAGACGAGGAGACATTGGAGTACATGAAAAATCCATTCAGTGTAAATGACCTTGCACCAAAGTTACCTTTCGCTTTCACCCCCTACTTTCCCCAGCCAGTTCATTGTAGCTGGACTTGTTATGTGATAGCTCAAAGGGAgaacaagttgattgaaaacagCAAGGCCtatgttttggaaaacattgacctttcaaatttaaatttaacTCAAGAGGAATGGATAGATGGTAAGAAGGTGGTTATTAGTACTTTTAAAATCCCATTACCTACTGCAGTGGGTAACGTGGGGAAGTATTATTACAGATTGATTATGAAGAATAACGTATACTATGGATCCGATGTTGATGTTCCAGTTGACTTGGAGGTCGTCCCGCCATCTCAAGAGAAGAGCTTAGCTGGAGTTAAAAAGATGATGGAAAAAAGGAGGAAGAGTGAAGACACTGATtcagatgaagaggaaCAAGATTCAGATAGTGATATTTCGGATCCAGAGGAAGATAGTTTAGCTGGTGCTCTTGCAGCATTGAGAGGAGAGGCAACATCAAAGAAGTCAGAGAAGGTGGAGGAAGtcgatgaagaagaagaggatgaagacGTATTTACTGATATCAACACTGATACGGAAGACGAGGCGGAGTGA
- a CDS encoding Nat5 protein (S. cerevisiae homolog NAT5 localizes NatA complex, cytosolic ribosome): MENYHTKTISRELYLYVSLSGVLRPRIYSCREPFRNKLVVRNIEFEEKIECECSLDQDYLIPLCFLTNFAMGRSITALDDLTVNNIGVFKKINEVSLSTAYPESWYTASLKSTDIIVQLAFYSELPVGAIRARSFNNNQIKSSFAEALNSTTLQKTPNCIYIESFAVLEKYRNLGIGSELLAWVINETKNRFIHEIVVHVQASNEKVINWYIKKGFEKRDLVKDYYKEQGLETPDAYILTLSV, from the coding sequence ATGGAAAACTACCATACAAAGACTATCTCGAGAGAGCTCTACTTATACGTACTGCTACTGGGTGTACTTCGCCCTCGTATCTATTCTTGCAGAGAACCATTTCGGAACAAGTTGGTCGTCAGAAATATCGAATTTgaggaaaaaattgagtGCGAATGTAGTCTTGATCAAGACTACTTAATTCCACTCTGTTTTCTAACTAATTTCGCGATGGGTAGAAGTATAACGGCATTGGATGACCTAACAGTCAACAATATTGGAGTcttcaaaaaaattaacGAAGTTTCACTTTCCACAGCCTATCCTGAATCGTGGTACACGGCATCGTTAAAGTCTACGGATATCATTGTTCAACTCGCTTTTTATTCAGAATTACCAGTGGGAGCAATAAGAGCACGATCCTTTAAtaacaatcaaatcaagtcATCGTTTGCAGAAGCACTCAATTCTACCACATTGCAAAAGACCCCCAACTGTATCTAcattgaaagttttgccgttttggaaaaatatAGAAATTTGGGAATAGGCTCCGAATTGCTTGCTTGGGTAATTAACGAAACCAAAAATAGATTCATtcatgaaattgttgttcatGTGCAAGCTAGCAATGAAAAAGTTATAAACTGGTATATTAAAAAGGGTTTCGAGAAACGTGATTTAGTGAAGGACTATTATAAAGAGCAAGGGTTGGAAACACCAGACGCATACATATTAACGCTCCTGGTTTAA
- a CDS encoding Dap1 has protein sequence MITTIIVVLVIIYFARSIYRDFIVNDNNPLASQAQEASIVEGKFTPKSLVKYNGKDHPKIFIAVKNRVFDVSQGAAFYGPGGPYENFAGRDASRGLALNSFDPAVLTPLDQPIDDLKNLSKLEQESLDQWDEHFENRYKVVGSLHENGTVPEEVEGL, from the coding sequence ATGATTACCACTATAATTGTCGTCTTAGTTATTATATACTTTGCTAGAAGTATCTACAGAGATTTTATCGTAAATGACAACAACCCATTAGCCAGCCAAGCTCAAGAGGCTTCCATCGTCGAAGGAAAATTCACACCCAAATCGCTAGTCAAATACAACGGGAAGGATCACCCAAAAATCTTTATTGCTGTGAAAAACAGAGTCTTTGATGTCAGCCAAGGTGCTGCTTTCTATGGCCCAGGGGGTCCTTACGAGAATTTTGCTGGTAGAGATGCCTCAAGGGGATTGGCTTTGAACTCATTTGATCCTGCTGTTTTGACACCATTAGATCAAcctattgatgatttgaaaaatttgtcTAAATTAGAACAAGAGTCTTTAGACCAATGGGACGagcattttgaaaatagatACAAAGTTGTAGGCTCATTGCACGAGAATGGCACGGTTCctgaagaagttgaaggtCTCTAA
- a CDS encoding Mex67 nuclear export protein, with the protein MSYRGRGRGGGYNNNFQNRGNFGNQQQNVDAFVAANAYPIEIVGWNGASSSDCISFISRKCRIVVSNYSVDHNTGVLKGYVRNESQANELLNWSGVKFAGQSLRFSKGPSTISNQMGGSAPGAGSTIETITNFLKGRYQPEIKMLNLSGVKQDATLNAQGFFASVSVTSKFFPALMKIASDLKIDVESVDLSNNELNDLQAISSMTQTFPKLKNLSLQNNNLSRTKVFETWKHKLNFLRELILFNNPIVQTTNPAEIQDIKLELMRCFPRLVILNGELLRNEQVLEASSTSPFGSQAMFFQDEDTKNIATNFVANYLNLWDTNRSNLMVLYQNESQFSMQLDTTHPHLIEDVNSSSNIDFGNYMPNSRNLTRISSGKARMSKLTTGAEQIYKSFQQLPKTKHNLVENPSSFSMECYKYAPLNGIVITVHGSFEETAQPEISDNSASSGSRGGRFHSQSRSKKPNLSKKSFDRTFIVLPGPNGSMVVASDLLLIRPFTSETPWSSPTSPLQPSSQPQLMAASVPGQQPPNGLPGATSLTAPAPAPSVPSTPVPSMVELPPEIKSNLQVPQQELLVKIIVETKLNLQYAVMLCEQSQWDYNQSMVNFKNSASSLPRDAFI; encoded by the coding sequence ATGAGTTATCGAGGACGAGGTAGAGGAGGTGGGTATAATAACAATTTCCAGAACAGAGGAAACTTCGGGAATCAGCAACAAAATGTCGATGCCTTTGTAGCAGCAAATGCTTATCCAATTGAAATAGTGGGTTGGAATGGTGCCAGCCTGAGTGATTGCATTAGTTTTATTTCTAGAAAATGCAGAATTGTTGTCAGTAATTATAGCGTTGATCACAACACTGGGGTTTTAAAAGGCTACGTCAGAAATGAGTCTCAAGCAAACGAATTACTTAATTGGTCCGGAGTAAAATTTGCTGGACAGTCATTgagattttcaaaaggtCCTTCGACAATATCCAACCAGATGGGAGGCTCCGCTCCAGGAGCAGGAAGTACGATTGAAACAATAACCAACTTTTTAAAAGGTCGATATCAGCCTGAAATtaaaatgttgaatttaaGCGGTGTCAAGCAAGATGCAACTCTCAATGCCCAGGGTTTCTTTGCATCAGTTTCAGTAACATCAAAGTTCTTTCCTGCATTAATGAAAATAGCtagtgatttgaaaattgacGTTGAAAGTGTCGATTTATCCAACAACGAACTTAATGATTTGCAAGCAATTTCCTCCATGACGCAAACGtttccaaagttgaagaatttgtcgcttcaaaacaacaacttaTCCAGAACAAAGGTCTTTGAAACTTGGAAACACAAACTCAACTTTTTGAGGGAGttgatcttgttcaataatCCTATCGTTCAAACCACTAACCCAGCAGAAATTCAAGATATCAAGTTGGAATTAATGAGATGCTTTCCAAGATTGGTAATATTGAATGGTGAGTTATTGAGAAATGAACAGGTATTAGAAGCTAGCTCTACATCACCATTTGGCTCCCAAGCGATGTTTTTCCAGGATGAAGACACCAAGAATATAGCCACAAATTTCGTTGCAAACTATTTGAACTTATGGGATACAAATAGATCTAACTTAATGGTACTTTATCAAAACGAATCACAGTTTTCTATGCAGTTGGACACTACGCATCCTCATTTAATCGAAGATGTGAATAGTAGTTCGaacattgattttggaaattacATGCCTAATTCAAGGAATCTTACTCGAATTTCATCTGGCAAGGCTAGGATGAGTAAATTAACAACTGGAGCAGAGCAAATCTATAAAAGTTTTCAACAGCTACCTAAGACCAAGCACAATCTAGTGGAAAATCCCAGCTCATTTAGCATGGAGTGTTACAAATATGCCCCACTCAATGGAATTGTCATCACCGTACATGGgtcatttgaagaaactgCACAGCCTGAAATTTCCGACAACAGCGCTTCGCTGGGCTCTCGAGGGGGAAGATTTCACTCTCAGAGTCGAAGCAAGAAGCCTAATTTGAGTAAAAAGAGCTTTGACAGAACGTTCATTGTCTTGCCGGGTCCAAATGGAAGTATGGTAGTTGCAAGTGATCTTTTACTCATCCGACCATTCACCAGTGAAACTCCTTGGTCCAGCCCAACTTCACCTCTTCAACCAAGCTCGCAACCACAATTAATGGCGGCAAGTGTTCCAGGTCAGCAACCGCCGAATGGATTACCAGGAGCAACCTCATTGACTgcaccagcaccagcaccatCTGTACCATCTACACCTGTACCATCTATGGTGGAGTTACCTCCGGAGATTAAGTCGAATCTTCAAGTCCCACAACAGGAATTGTTAGTGAAGATAATAGTAGAGACGAAGCTTAATCTACAATACGCAGTGATGCTTTGTGAACAAAGCCAATGGGATTACAACCAAAGCATGgtgaatttcaaaaattctGCTTCATCGTTGCCACGAGACGCATTTATATAG
- a CDS encoding Spt14 DNA-binding transcription factor, whose protein sequence is MGYNIAMVTDFFYPQPGGVEFHVYHLSQKLIDLGHSVIIITHNYSGRNGIRYLTNGLKVYYVPFWVLYRSSAFPTVFSAFPILRNIFIRESIDIIHGHGSLSTFGHEAIFHGRTMGLKTVFTDHSLFGFADFGSIWGNKVLKFAISDVGHVICVSHTCKENTVLRGSIEPWKVSVIPNAVISKDFQPDPSSDRKGNNNVITIVVITRLFPNKGADLLTAIIPRICLSNPKVKFIIAGDGPKFLDLEQMREKYFLQERVELIGAVKHEEVRNVMIQGEIYLHPSLTEAFGTVIVEAASCGLYVVTTKVGGIPEVLPSNMTSFAEPEEDSLVETTLDAINKIQSGEMNTSHFHESVSKMYSWSDIAHRTEAVYDSLDLDDLNESLINKLSKFYCCGLIAGKLFVLMVIIDIFIYTILEWLYPREHIDLATKWPQQGKHRTIRRRS, encoded by the coding sequence ATGGGTTACAATATAGCAATGGTTACTGATTTTTTCTACCCACAACCAGGTGGCGTGGAGTTCCATGTGTATCATTTATCTCAAAAGCTAATTGACTTGGGTCATTCAGTAATTATAATAACTCACAATTACAGTGGCAGAAACGGAATAAGGTATCTAACCAATGGATTGAAAGTTTATTATGTACCATTCTGGGTACTCTACAGATCTTCGGCTTTCCCCACGGTCTTCTCGGCTTTCCCGATACTACGCAATATATTTATTCGAGAAAGTATTGATATTATACACGGACACGGATCCTTGAGTACTTTTGGACACGAGGCAATATTCCACGGCAGAACTATGGGATTAAAAACAGTGTTCACCGATCACTCATTATTTGGGTTCGCTGATTTTGGTTCCATTTGGGGTAATAAGGTTTTGAAGTTTGCAATCAGTGATGTGGGTCATGTTATATGTGTTAGTCATACATGTAAAGAAAACACAGTGTTGAGAGGTAGCATTGAACCTTGGAAAGTATCAGTGATACCCAATGCAGTTATTTCAAAGGACTTTCAACCCGATCCACTGAGTGACAGAAAAGGAAACAACAACGTGATtacaattgttgtaattACCAgactttttccaaataaaGGAGCCGATTTATTGACGGCTATTATACCAAGGATATGCCTTTCCAACCCGAAagtcaaattcatcattgcTGGCGATGGTCCCAAATTCTTGGATTTGGAGCAAATGCGAGAAAAGTATTTTCTACAAGAAAGAGTAGAACTTATTGGAGCAGTCAAGCACGAGGAAGTGAGAAATGTGATGATCCAGGGCGAAATATATTTACACCCTTCATTGACAGAAGCATTTGGAACTGTTATTGTTGAGGCTGCATCATGCGGTCTATACGTGGTCACAACAAAGGTTGGTGGTATTCCCGAGGTATTACCATCTAATATGACCAGTTTTGCTGAGCCAGAGGAAGATTCCCTAGTTGAGACAACGCTAGATGCTATAAACAAGATACAATCAGGTGAAATGAACACGTCACATTTTCACGAAAGCGTGTCGAAAATGTATAGTTGGAGTGATATAGCTCATCGAACAGAGGCAGTTTATGATAGTTTGGACTTAGATGATTTAAATGAATCGTTGATCAATAAACTACTGAAATTTTACTGTTGTGGTTTGATAGCAGGAAAGTTATTTgtgttgatggtgattaTTGACATATTTATATACACGATACTTGAATGGTTGTACCCTAGAGAACACATTGATCTAGCAACCAAATGGCCACAGCAAGGAAAGCATAGAACAATCAGGAGACGTTCTTGA